One genomic region from Evansella sp. LMS18 encodes:
- a CDS encoding sodium:alanine symporter family protein: MEALENIIGQISDFVWGVPLLVLIVGTGIFLTFRLGFLQFKTLPYAMKLAFSPAKQDKKSKGDITHFQALSTALAATIGTGNIAGVATAVVLGGPGAVFWMWISALFGMATKYAEAILAVKYRVQNKNGEFSGGPMYYIEKGLKMKWLAVIFAFFGAFAAFGIGNMVQSNSVSSALGETFSVPAFLTGIILAVLAALVILGGIKSIGKVTAYLVPIMALFYVIAGLIIIIMNFNAVPAAVSLIFTDAFTGEAVAGGAIGAVIRWGVARGVFSNEAGLGSAPIAAAAAKTDYPGRQALVSMTQVFIDTIVVCSITGIAIVMAGMYTGGDLRGADLTSASFEYFLGGTGAIIVSIGLVLFAFSTILGWSYYGEKCFGYLFKEESIKFYRIAFVLAIFVGAVASLDLVWGVADVMNGLMAVPNLIGLLGLSGVVVAETNRFLKVAREEKAREKQGKSDLPAG, from the coding sequence GTGGAGGCATTAGAAAACATAATTGGGCAGATAAGCGATTTTGTCTGGGGAGTTCCTTTACTTGTACTGATTGTTGGTACTGGTATTTTCCTGACATTCCGTCTTGGATTTTTGCAATTTAAGACACTCCCTTACGCAATGAAACTCGCATTCAGCCCAGCGAAGCAGGACAAAAAATCAAAAGGGGATATTACACATTTCCAGGCATTGTCCACCGCCCTTGCGGCGACAATAGGTACCGGTAATATTGCCGGTGTAGCCACCGCTGTAGTACTTGGGGGACCTGGTGCAGTATTCTGGATGTGGATCAGTGCCTTATTCGGAATGGCTACAAAATACGCAGAGGCTATTTTAGCTGTAAAATACCGGGTGCAAAACAAGAACGGCGAGTTTTCCGGCGGTCCTATGTATTACATTGAAAAAGGACTGAAAATGAAATGGCTGGCTGTAATTTTTGCATTCTTTGGAGCATTTGCCGCTTTCGGAATTGGTAACATGGTTCAGTCAAACTCTGTATCTTCTGCTTTAGGGGAAACGTTCAGCGTTCCTGCATTTCTTACTGGAATTATCTTAGCTGTTTTAGCTGCTCTAGTTATTCTTGGAGGAATTAAAAGCATAGGTAAAGTTACTGCTTATTTAGTTCCGATTATGGCATTATTTTATGTTATCGCCGGTCTTATAATCATCATTATGAATTTTAATGCAGTACCAGCTGCTGTCAGCTTAATTTTCACTGATGCATTTACCGGGGAGGCTGTAGCCGGTGGTGCTATCGGGGCTGTAATCCGCTGGGGGGTTGCTCGTGGTGTATTCTCCAACGAAGCAGGTCTCGGTTCCGCGCCAATCGCTGCTGCGGCTGCAAAAACTGACTACCCTGGCCGCCAGGCGTTAGTTTCCATGACTCAGGTTTTCATTGATACTATCGTAGTTTGTTCCATCACTGGTATCGCCATCGTTATGGCAGGCATGTATACAGGCGGAGACCTCAGAGGAGCCGACTTGACATCAGCTTCTTTTGAATACTTCCTTGGCGGCACCGGAGCTATTATCGTATCCATCGGTCTCGTGCTCTTCGCATTCTCCACCATACTCGGATGGTCTTACTACGGAGAGAAATGTTTCGGCTATCTGTTCAAAGAGGAAAGCATTAAATTTTACCGAATCGCTTTCGTTCTTGCGATATTTGTCGGAGCAGTAGCTAGTCTCGATCTTGTATGGGGCGTTGCAGACGTAATGAACGGACTCATGGCTGTGCCTAACTTAATCGGCCTTCTCGGGCTGTCTGGTGTAGTAGTAGCTGAAACGAACCGTTTCCTGAAAGTCGCGCGTGAAGAAAAAGCGAGAGAAAAACAAGGTAAATCTGATTTACCAGCAGGATAA